ACCCGGCGCACCAGCCCTCTACCGTAATGAAGCAGACAGTGCAGCTGGATTGGTTCCCGGACGGCTCCGCCACCAAGCCATCGCAGATGCAGGTCGATTGGGTCCGCGTCTACAAGTAAGGCAGCCCTTTTCCGGCTGAGGCTACAGCTCGGCCTTGCCCTGGCGCCAGTAGCCCATGAACGCGACCTGTTTCCGGTCGATTCCGACGTCCCGGACCAGGTAGCGGCGCATGTCCTTGATGACGGCGGCTTCCCCGGCGATCCAGGCGTAGAAGGGCATGGCGCCGGCCGGTCTGCCGGGGTTCTTGGTGGCCGCGATCCCGGCTGTTTCCATCCGCGCGGGGGTCTCCCAGAGGATGTCCACGTCCACGTTGACGTCCTCTGGATCGGGGCCCGCACCGCCGTCGGCCGCTTTGATGCCAACCCAGCCGGGCACGGGGACTGCTTTCCGCACCGCGTCCTGGAGCAGTTCCCCGTGCGGCCTGGACCGTCCGATCGAGGCGCCCCGTGCGAGCCAGGTGATTTCGACGTCGGCGGGTGAGGTCAGTTCGAGGAAGTCGCCGGCTTCGGGGACTTCCAGGAAGGCGTGCCCGCTCATATATTCCGGCAGGCTTTCCAGGATGGCGGAGATGGCCGGGACCGATGTCTCGTCGCCGGCCAGCAGGATGCGCTGCGCCAGTCCGGGGCGCCATTCGATTCCTGAGTAGGTCTCGGCGGTGACGCAGTGCGCGGCCCTGTTGTTTGGCCCGATGATGGTGATGGCGTCGCCCGGCTTGGCGTTGAGGGCCCAGTTGGCGGCCGGCCCGCCGTTGCCAAAGTGGTCAAAGTGCATCACGAAGTCGACGTCGATCTCCGGGTAGACAGCGTCAAGGCGCGACTGCCGGACGGTGTAGGTCCGCATCGAGCCCCGAACGGCGGGATCCATGGCGAGCCATTCCCGGTACCAGCCGGCCTGGCTCATTTCGAACACCGGGAGGGGCAGCGGGCTGCCGTCCGCCGCGAGGGACGGGATCATGAGCTTGATCCGGAGGTCCAGCGTTTCGCCGTGGACGCCGAAGTCCCGCAGGGAGTACCCGCCGAACGTGATCCTGCGGAAGTTGGGGCTCAATTCCTGGACCGATGTCACAGTGACTTCGAACGCCAGGGTCATGGGCTCGGTGTTCATCGTCTTTGCGGCGGCAGTTTCCCGGGTTTTCATGAAACGAGCTCCAGTTCGTTGGCGGGGACGCGGTGGCGGCCGATGGGAATGACCAGGGGTGTTCCGGTAATGGGATCGGGGATAACGCGGGACTCGAGGCCAAAGACATTGCGGACCAGGCCCTCCGTGACCACCTCGGAGGGTGACCCGACTGCCACCACGGCTCCGCCCTTCATGGCGATGACGTTGTCCGCGTACCGGGCGGCCAGGTTCAGGTCATGCAGGACGATGGCAACGGTGGTGCCGCGCCGCCGGTTCAGGTCCGTCACGAGGTCCAGGACTTCCACCTGGTGCGCGAGGTCCAGGTAGGTGGTGGGTTCGTCCAGGAGGAGCACGTCGGTTTCTTGCGCAAGGGCCATGGCAATCCATACCCGCTGCCGCTGTCCGCCGGAGAGTTCGTCCACGTTCCGCCCGGCGAGGGCCAGCGTCTCGGTGGCTTCCAGTGCGCGCTGCACTGCAGCTTCGTCCTGCGGGCTCCAGCTCCGGAAGAAGCCCTGGTGCGGATAGCGTCCGCGGCCCACCAGGTCCCTCACGGTGATGCCGTCCGGGGCTGTGGGGTGCTGCGGGAGGAGGCCCAGGGTACGGGCCAGTTGGCGGGCGGGCAGCGAGTGGATGTCCTTGCCGTCCAGGGCGACGGTGCCGGCCGCAGGTTTGAGGAGCCGGGACAGCCCGCGGAGGAGGGTGGACTTCCCGCAGGCGTTGGCACCCACGATCATGGTCACCTTGCCTTCCGGGATTTCGGCGTTGAGCCCGTCCACCACGCAGCGCTGGTCATATTTCAGCGTCAGGTCCTTGGCGTTGAGAACTGCCACGTCAGGCTTCCTTTCGGTTGGCCGTGACCAGGAGCCACAGCAGGAACGGGGCACCGAGCGCACCGGTGATGACGCCCACCGGCAGGACGGTGCCGCCCAGCAGCAGGGGTGCAAGGTTGGCGGCCAGGTAGTCCGCCGCAAGGACAATGAGGGCACCCACCAGGGCCGACGCCGGGAGGCTGGCCTTGCCGGTAAGGCGCCGGGCAATGGGCCCGGCCAGGAAGGCGACGAACGAGACAGGGCCGGCTGCCGCCGTCGCCACGGCCGCGAGCGAGACGGCGATGATGACCAGCGCCAGGCGCGTGGCACCGACGCGGACGCCGAGGCCCGCGGCGGCATCCGGGCCAAGCTCCAGGATGCGCAGCGGGCCGGCGATGGCTGCAACGGAGGGAATAAGGACGGTGAGGGCAAGGGCCAGCACCCCTGCCCGGTCCCAGCTGGCGGAGTTTAAGGAGCCGTTGAGCCAGACGAGGGCATCCGCTGCGGTGCGGATGTCGGCGCGGGTCATAAGGAAGCTCACCACGGCATGCAGCGCGGCGGCGATGCCCACTCCCGCCAGGATGAGCCGGTTGCCGGCAGCATCCCCCCGGCCGGTTCCGCCCATGGCGCCGCTGGAGATGGCGTAGATCAGCGCCGCGACACCGAGCGCGCCGGCAAGCGCTGCCCCGGAGACGGCCGCGCCGGACGCGCCGAAGATGACGATGGCGGTCACGGCGGCGGCACTGGCGCCGTAGCTGATGCCGATCACGTCCGGGCTGGCCAGCGGGTTGCGGAGCATCGTCTGGAACAGGGCTCCGGCCAGGCCGAACGCCACACCGATCATGGTGCCGATGACGGCACGCGGCAGCTTGTTTTCCATCACGATGAAGCTGGCACCGGGGATCTTTTCCCCGCCTGTCAGGTGCCCGATAAGGATTTTGAAGAAGTCCGGGATGGTCACGGTGTAGCTGCCCAGCAGCACGGACACTGCGAAGAGGATTACGACGGCGGCGGCGAGGACGGCGGTCCGGTTCACCCGCAGCCGTCCCCGGCGTTGCCCTGTCAGTTGTGGTCCCTTAAAGCCGGTTGTGGGAGCCGCGTCTGACAGGTCGACGGGGGTTTTGGTCATGCTCACAGTCCGGCCCCCTTGCTGCGGCGGATCAGCCAGACGAAGACCGGTGCTCCGACGAGGGCGGTCATGATGCCGGCCGGGACTTCGCCGGGAAGGAGGACCACGCGGCCGATGATGTCGGCCCCCAGCAGCAGCGCCGGTGCGAGGACCAGGGAGAACGGCAGGATCCAGCGGTAGTCGGGGCCGGTGAGGAAGCGCACTGCGTGCGGGATGACCAGGCCCACGAAGGCGATGGGCCCGGCAAGGGCAGTGGCGGAACCGCACAACAGCACTATTCCCAGGGCAGTGACGGCCCTTGCCAGTCCCACGCGCTGGCCGAGGCCGCGGGCAATGTCGTCGCCGAGGGCAAGGCTGTTGAGGACGCGGCCGGTCAGCAGCACAATGAGTGCTCCCGCGGCAAGGAATGGAAGTCCGGAGAGCACCACGGACCAGTCGCGCCCGGCGATGCCGCCCACCTGCCAGAAGCGGAACCGGTCCAAAGTGTCCTGGCTGGAGACCAGGATGACGTTCATCAGGGAGTAGAGGCCCGCATTCAGTGCGGCGCCCGCCAGGGCGAGCTTCACCGGGGTGGCCCCGTCCCTGCCGAGCGAGGCAATGAGGTACACCACCACGGCGGCAGCAGCCGCCCCCACGAAGGCGAACCAGATGTAGCCGGAGAGGGAGGCGATGCCGAAGACGTAGATTCCGGTCACCACGGCGAGGGCGGCACCGGCGTTGACGCCCATGATGCCGGGGTCAGCCAGCGGGTTGCGGGCCACGCCCTGCATGGCTGCACCTGCAAGGCCCAGCGCACCGCCGGCCACCAGGCCAAGGACCGTGCGGGGAATACGGGCGTGGACCACGGCATGGTCACCGTTGGCGGGGTCGAACGCGATGAGCGCCTGCCAAACGGTGGCCAGGGGAAGGCCCCGCGCGCCAATGGCCAGGGAGGCCCCGGCAAGCAGGGCAAGTACAACGACGGCGGCCAGCAGCCAGGCGGCGCGCGGCCCTCCAAACGTGCGGCCGGGGGCATGTACTGCAGGCCCCGTGCCCGGCACGAAGGTGCCGGGCGCCGGCTCCTGGCGGGCCGCCGTCGTCGTACTGTCCGTCATTTATCTGTTCCTACCTGAGCGGTGCTTACTTCACGGCATCCGCTGCGGTGGCCAGCTGCGGCAGGAACGTATCCAGCGACCACGGCAGGCTCAGCGGGGAGGAAGCGGAGATGGACAGCGTCAGGGTGTTGTCCGAATCGGCAACCAGGGCGCCGTTCTTGATGGCCGGGATCTGGCTCAGCAGGGGATCTGACTTGATGGAGTCAGCG
The Arthrobacter sp. PGP41 genome window above contains:
- a CDS encoding siderophore-interacting protein, giving the protein MKTRETAAAKTMNTEPMTLAFEVTVTSVQELSPNFRRITFGGYSLRDFGVHGETLDLRIKLMIPSLAADGSPLPLPVFEMSQAGWYREWLAMDPAVRGSMRTYTVRQSRLDAVYPEIDVDFVMHFDHFGNGGPAANWALNAKPGDAITIIGPNNRAAHCVTAETYSGIEWRPGLAQRILLAGDETSVPAISAILESLPEYMSGHAFLEVPEAGDFLELTSPADVEITWLARGASIGRSRPHGELLQDAVRKAVPVPGWVGIKAADGGAGPDPEDVNVDVDILWETPARMETAGIAATKNPGRPAGAMPFYAWIAGEAAVIKDMRRYLVRDVGIDRKQVAFMGYWRQGKAEL
- a CDS encoding ABC transporter ATP-binding protein, yielding MAVLNAKDLTLKYDQRCVVDGLNAEIPEGKVTMIVGANACGKSTLLRGLSRLLKPAAGTVALDGKDIHSLPARQLARTLGLLPQHPTAPDGITVRDLVGRGRYPHQGFFRSWSPQDEAAVQRALEATETLALAGRNVDELSGGQRQRVWIAMALAQETDVLLLDEPTTYLDLAHQVEVLDLVTDLNRRRGTTVAIVLHDLNLAARYADNVIAMKGGAVVAVGSPSEVVTEGLVRNVFGLESRVIPDPITGTPLVIPIGRHRVPANELELVS
- a CDS encoding FecCD family ABC transporter permease, with the translated sequence MTKTPVDLSDAAPTTGFKGPQLTGQRRGRLRVNRTAVLAAAVVILFAVSVLLGSYTVTIPDFFKILIGHLTGGEKIPGASFIVMENKLPRAVIGTMIGVAFGLAGALFQTMLRNPLASPDVIGISYGASAAAVTAIVIFGASGAAVSGAALAGALGVAALIYAISSGAMGGTGRGDAAGNRLILAGVGIAAALHAVVSFLMTRADIRTAADALVWLNGSLNSASWDRAGVLALALTVLIPSVAAIAGPLRILELGPDAAAGLGVRVGATRLALVIIAVSLAAVATAAAGPVSFVAFLAGPIARRLTGKASLPASALVGALIVLAADYLAANLAPLLLGGTVLPVGVITGALGAPFLLWLLVTANRKEA
- a CDS encoding FecCD family ABC transporter permease; amino-acid sequence: MTDSTTTAARQEPAPGTFVPGTGPAVHAPGRTFGGPRAAWLLAAVVVLALLAGASLAIGARGLPLATVWQALIAFDPANGDHAVVHARIPRTVLGLVAGGALGLAGAAMQGVARNPLADPGIMGVNAGAALAVVTGIYVFGIASLSGYIWFAFVGAAAAAVVVYLIASLGRDGATPVKLALAGAALNAGLYSLMNVILVSSQDTLDRFRFWQVGGIAGRDWSVVLSGLPFLAAGALIVLLTGRVLNSLALGDDIARGLGQRVGLARAVTALGIVLLCGSATALAGPIAFVGLVIPHAVRFLTGPDYRWILPFSLVLAPALLLGADIIGRVVLLPGEVPAGIMTALVGAPVFVWLIRRSKGAGL